One Hevea brasiliensis isolate MT/VB/25A 57/8 chromosome 5, ASM3005281v1, whole genome shotgun sequence genomic region harbors:
- the LOC131180018 gene encoding NADH-ubiquinone oxidoreductase chain 1, which translates to MAFVQRRKGPDVVGLFGLLQPLADGSKLILKEPISPSSANFSLFRMAPVATFMLSLVARAVVPFDYGMVLSDPNIGLLYLFAISSLGVYGIIIAGRSSN; encoded by the coding sequence ATGGCTTTTGTGCAACGTCGAAAGGGTCCTGATGTAGTGGGATTGTTCGGATTGTTACAACCTCTAGCAGATGGTTCGAAATTGATTCTAAAAGAACCTATTTCACCAAGTAGTGCTAATTTCTCCCTTTTTAGAATGGCTCCAGTGGCTACATTTATGTTAAGTCTGGTCGCTCGGGCCGTTGTACCTTTTGATTATGGTATGGTATTGTCAGATCCGAACATAGGGCTACTTTATTTGTTTGCCATATCTTCGCTAGGTGTTTATGGAATTATTATAGCAGGTCGGTCTAGTAATTAG